A single region of the Cumulibacter manganitolerans genome encodes:
- a CDS encoding UTP--glucose-1-phosphate uridylyltransferase, translated as MSSPHSTARERAHAYKVVIPAAGLGTRFLPATKAIPKELLPIVDTPALQYIVEEAVDAGLKQVLVIVGRGKEAIIDHFDHAPELEAALEKKGDSDRLKSVQRSAELADVHYIRQGEPRGLGHAVNCAAPYVGQEVFAVMLGDDLIDARDDLLGPMLEVQQAFGGCVVALMEVPHDQVSMYGCAAVEAVQAPAISAPRSIGDVVRITDLVEKPTPEDAPSNLAIIGRYVLSPEIFDALDRTPPGRGGEVQLTDAMKLLASEGHPIHGVVFTGRRYDTGDRGDYLRAVVRLAAEREDLGPSFVEWLGEFLHEFQTERSVSS; from the coding sequence ATGAGCTCTCCCCACAGCACGGCGCGTGAGCGCGCGCACGCCTACAAGGTAGTGATCCCGGCCGCCGGCCTGGGCACCCGGTTCCTGCCCGCGACGAAGGCGATCCCCAAGGAGCTGCTGCCGATCGTCGACACCCCCGCGCTGCAGTACATCGTGGAGGAGGCGGTGGACGCCGGCCTCAAGCAGGTGCTCGTCATCGTCGGCCGCGGCAAGGAGGCGATCATCGACCACTTCGATCACGCCCCCGAGCTGGAGGCCGCCCTCGAGAAGAAGGGCGACAGCGACCGGCTCAAGTCGGTCCAGCGCTCGGCCGAGCTCGCCGACGTGCACTACATCCGCCAGGGCGAGCCGCGCGGTCTCGGGCACGCGGTCAACTGCGCCGCCCCGTACGTCGGCCAGGAGGTGTTCGCGGTGATGCTCGGCGACGACCTCATCGATGCCCGCGACGACCTGCTCGGCCCCATGCTCGAGGTGCAGCAGGCGTTCGGCGGCTGCGTCGTCGCGCTCATGGAGGTGCCGCACGACCAGGTCTCGATGTACGGCTGCGCCGCGGTCGAGGCGGTGCAGGCGCCCGCCATCTCGGCGCCGCGGTCGATCGGGGACGTCGTGCGCATCACCGACCTGGTGGAGAAGCCCACGCCGGAGGACGCGCCGTCCAACCTCGCGATCATCGGCCGCTACGTGCTGTCGCCGGAGATCTTCGACGCCCTCGACCGCACGCCGCCGGGGCGCGGCGGCGAGGTGCAGCTCACCGACGCGATGAAGCTGCTGGCCTCCGAGGGGCACCCGATCCACGGCGTGGTCTTCACCGGCCGGCGCTACGACACCGGCGACCGAGGCGACTACCTGCGGGCGGTCGTGCGGCTCGCCGCGGAGCGCGAGGACCTCGGCCCGTCGTTCGTCGAGTGGCTCGGTGAGTTCCTGCACGAGTTCCAGACCGAGCGCTCCGTCTCGTCCTGA
- the glp gene encoding molybdotransferase-like divisome protein Glp — protein MRTVEEHVDAILSSLPTLESIELAILDAQGLLCGEEVVSQTSLPAFDHSAIDGYAVRLADVQAARPDDAVQLAVVAEAEPGAREARSLSAGTAVRIYPGAMLPGGADAVVPLAWTDRGVARVDIRKAPPRGAYIRRAGEDVMPGDTAVSVGTPIGPAQVGLLAAVGRTRVQARPRPRVTVLSIGSELVDVGTVPSPGELIDVNSFALAAAARDAGAAVYRASAVPADKSRLMSTLESQLLRTDLLVLSGGFASSSFDVVSECLSELGSVEYTRVAMQPGMPQGFGVIGEREVPVLCFPNDPVSALVSFEVFARPAIRFLLGKKRLFRPMTKARSTEPLDSPAGRKQFRRGLLMRHPEGGYVVSPVGGAGAHLLFSMAQANCLIVIPEDQTQVTEGADVSVMPLVLGS, from the coding sequence GTGCGCACAGTGGAAGAACACGTCGACGCGATCCTGTCGTCGCTGCCGACCCTCGAGTCGATCGAGCTGGCGATCCTCGATGCGCAGGGCCTGCTGTGCGGTGAGGAGGTGGTCTCGCAGACCTCCCTGCCGGCGTTCGACCACTCGGCGATCGACGGCTACGCCGTGCGGCTGGCCGACGTGCAGGCGGCGCGCCCCGACGACGCCGTGCAGCTGGCCGTGGTGGCCGAGGCCGAGCCCGGTGCCCGCGAGGCCCGCAGCCTGTCCGCCGGCACGGCGGTGCGGATCTATCCGGGGGCGATGCTGCCCGGCGGCGCCGACGCCGTCGTCCCGCTGGCCTGGACCGACCGCGGCGTCGCCCGCGTCGACATCCGCAAGGCGCCGCCCAGGGGCGCGTACATCCGCCGCGCGGGCGAGGACGTCATGCCGGGGGACACCGCCGTCTCGGTCGGTACCCCGATCGGGCCGGCGCAGGTCGGCCTGCTCGCGGCGGTCGGGCGCACCCGCGTCCAGGCCCGGCCGCGCCCCCGGGTGACGGTGCTGTCGATCGGCTCCGAGCTCGTCGACGTAGGCACCGTTCCGTCGCCCGGCGAGCTCATCGACGTCAACTCGTTCGCGCTCGCGGCGGCCGCCCGCGACGCGGGCGCGGCGGTGTACCGGGCCAGCGCCGTCCCGGCCGACAAGTCGCGGCTGATGTCGACCCTCGAGTCGCAGCTGCTGCGCACCGACCTGCTCGTGCTCTCCGGAGGGTTCGCGTCGAGCTCGTTCGACGTGGTGTCCGAATGCCTCTCCGAGCTCGGGTCGGTGGAGTACACCCGGGTCGCGATGCAGCCGGGCATGCCGCAGGGCTTCGGCGTGATCGGCGAGCGCGAGGTGCCGGTGCTGTGCTTCCCGAACGACCCGGTCAGCGCGCTGGTGTCGTTCGAGGTGTTCGCGCGGCCCGCGATCCGGTTCCTGCTAGGCAAGAAGCGGCTGTTCCGGCCGATGACCAAGGCCCGCTCGACCGAGCCGCTCGACAGCCCCGCCGGCCGCAAGCAGTTCCGCCGGGGGCTGCTGATGCGCCACCCCGAGGGCGGGTACGTCGTATCGCCGGTCGGCGGCGCGGGCGCGCACCTGCTGTTCTCGATGGCGCAGGCCAACTGCCTCATCGTGATCCCGGAGGATCAGACGCAGGTCACCGAGGGTGCCGACGTCTCCGTCATGCCCCTGGTCCTTGGCTCCTGA
- a CDS encoding GNAT family N-acetyltransferase has product MTLRHGAVTIRPLAYGDRSAWRAVRLRNREWLRPWEPTSAESWEARSSRLAFLRMRRDSGIAAHERRLLPFAILHGSAFVGQVNLGPIQWGPVRSADVGYWVDRQRAGQGITPIAVALAIQHAFDIGLHRVHAAIAPENAASIRVAEKLGMRLEGRYVRYLDINGSWRDHLGYALTADDDLTALRGLLET; this is encoded by the coding sequence GTGACGCTGCGGCACGGCGCCGTCACGATCCGGCCGCTGGCCTACGGCGACCGCAGCGCCTGGCGCGCCGTCCGGCTGCGCAACCGCGAATGGTTGCGCCCCTGGGAGCCGACGTCCGCCGAGAGCTGGGAGGCGCGCAGCTCGCGGCTGGCGTTCCTGCGGATGCGCCGCGACAGCGGCATCGCCGCCCACGAGCGACGGCTGCTGCCGTTCGCCATCCTGCACGGCTCGGCCTTCGTCGGCCAGGTCAACCTCGGACCGATCCAGTGGGGTCCCGTGCGGTCGGCGGACGTCGGGTACTGGGTCGACCGCCAGCGTGCTGGGCAGGGCATCACCCCGATCGCCGTGGCGCTGGCGATCCAGCACGCGTTCGACATCGGCCTGCACCGGGTGCACGCGGCCATCGCGCCGGAGAACGCCGCCTCGATCCGGGTCGCGGAGAAGCTGGGCATGCGCCTCGAGGGCCGCTACGTCCGCTACCTGGACATCAACGGGTCCTGGCGCGACCACCTCGGCTACGCGCTGACCGCCGACGACGACCTGACGGCGCTGCGCGGCCTGCTTGAGACGTAG
- the sepX gene encoding divisome protein SepX/GlpR, whose amino-acid sequence MGSGVFLAAVVVAWFVVLVPMVLTRRDSALESVIRENDTSSARVLRRTSTASGQRKRSFSMSARESSPSHDLDDMVDTAVHERIVDADPADDRPHYDDEPRAARGPRRTDAARQRILQRRRQTVIGLGAFFVLALALAVFAGSWTWVIAGAAGVAVAAYLVHLRNEARREEERRLTREIRANRAPADSRARRETRSQSSLAGNAFVASGIIEPDVVLLDDEDPEFYDLADAPVADSVDLSGRRSHSEYQDSPDYYDWDDEYDAYGVHGAASTDDDHFRRAV is encoded by the coding sequence GTGGGATCTGGGGTTTTCCTGGCCGCCGTGGTGGTGGCCTGGTTCGTGGTCCTGGTGCCCATGGTCCTCACTCGCCGCGACAGCGCGCTGGAATCGGTCATCCGAGAGAACGACACCTCGTCAGCGCGCGTGCTGCGACGTACGTCCACGGCATCCGGCCAGCGGAAAAGGAGCTTCTCGATGAGTGCACGCGAGTCTTCCCCCTCGCACGATCTCGACGACATGGTCGACACGGCCGTGCACGAGCGGATCGTCGACGCCGACCCGGCGGACGACCGGCCCCACTACGACGACGAGCCCCGCGCGGCCCGCGGCCCGCGCCGCACCGACGCCGCGCGCCAGCGGATCCTGCAGCGCCGCCGGCAGACGGTGATCGGCCTCGGCGCGTTCTTCGTGCTGGCGCTCGCGCTGGCGGTGTTCGCCGGTTCGTGGACGTGGGTGATCGCCGGCGCCGCGGGCGTCGCCGTCGCCGCCTACCTGGTGCACCTGCGCAACGAGGCACGCCGCGAGGAGGAGCGCCGGCTCACGCGGGAGATCCGCGCCAACCGCGCGCCCGCGGACAGCCGCGCCCGCCGTGAGACCCGCTCGCAGTCCAGCCTCGCCGGGAACGCCTTCGTGGCCTCCGGCATCATCGAGCCGGACGTCGTGCTGCTCGACGACGAAGACCCCGAGTTCTACGACCTCGCCGACGCGCCCGTCGCCGACTCGGTCGACCTCTCCGGACGCCGCTCGCACTCGGAGTACCAGGACTCGCCCGACTACTACGACTGGGACGACGAGTACGACGCCTACGGCGTGCACGGTGCCGCGAGCACCGACGACGACCACTTCCGGCGGGCCGTCTAG
- a CDS encoding PQQ-dependent sugar dehydrogenase, translating into MGSGPALGGKVLRIDPVSGAPPPDNPFAGSADPATRLVYTYGHRNVQGLAVQPGTGALYSAEHGPDVDDEVNLLRPGANYGWDPVGSGTYDESRPMTDTAIDGAVPAVWSSGSPTLATSGCAFLDGPAWGPHEGELAIAALKASALYLLRLPDGGGPASLTKAAVLDGDYGRLRTVEPGGDGVLYVTTSNGDDDKILRVTV; encoded by the coding sequence GTGGGGTCTGGCCCTGCGCTCGGCGGCAAGGTGCTGCGCATCGATCCGGTGAGCGGCGCGCCACCGCCGGACAACCCGTTCGCCGGCAGCGCGGATCCGGCGACCCGCCTGGTGTACACCTACGGCCACCGCAACGTGCAGGGCCTCGCCGTCCAGCCGGGCACCGGCGCGCTCTACTCCGCCGAGCACGGGCCGGACGTCGACGACGAGGTCAACCTCCTGCGGCCCGGCGCCAACTACGGCTGGGATCCCGTCGGATCGGGGACGTACGACGAGTCACGGCCGATGACCGACACCGCCATCGACGGCGCGGTGCCCGCGGTGTGGTCCAGCGGGTCGCCCACCCTCGCCACGTCGGGCTGCGCGTTCCTGGACGGACCCGCCTGGGGCCCGCACGAGGGCGAGCTGGCGATCGCCGCGCTGAAGGCGTCCGCGCTCTACCTGCTGCGGCTCCCGGACGGCGGCGGCCCCGCGAGCCTCACGAAGGCCGCGGTGCTCGACGGCGACTACGGCCGGCTGCGCACCGTCGAGCCCGGCGGGGACGGCGTCCTGTACGTGACGACCTCGAACGGCGACGACGACAAGATCCTCCGCGTCACCGTGTGA
- a CDS encoding AMP-binding protein, with protein sequence MPDSTPIQVMQRDLVLNAFSKFAGKPALAADGRTWTYGEIAAQANRVANALIAQGIRPGDRVALMMSNCAEYIIAEQGILRAGAALVALNDMLSDDERRYILRDSNAKTALATRSQVGPAMEVLAEGGELARVVLVADDQPAPEGAELWSDVLAAAGDGLPDVRVEPSTIARIAYTGGTTGQPKGAIHTQYTIGICLLAHLPAMALAEDEVLLVTSPLPHAAGFLLNASMLGGTFAYIERGFDLDVVLDRIEKDGASFLFMVPTMIYRMLDRVAAEQRDLSSLRTILYGAAPITVDRLAQGMQLLGPVFLQLYGQTECPNWITRLGKTDHSTDPQKAHLLRSCGRSTALVQVRIVDENDADVPVGEPGEIVLRSPYQMVGYHNRDEATAKTLRGGWLHTGDMGTMDADGYVYLVDRKNDMIISGGMNVYSTAVENAISAQDGVTQVAVVGVEHPDWGEAVVAYVVAAEGVSIDERSIIDGARDKLAKYELPKAVVQTEELPVTSVGKIDKKRLRAAWPGWDR encoded by the coding sequence ATGCCCGATTCCACGCCGATCCAGGTGATGCAGCGAGACCTGGTGCTCAACGCCTTCAGCAAGTTCGCCGGCAAGCCGGCGCTCGCCGCCGACGGCCGGACGTGGACGTACGGGGAGATCGCCGCGCAGGCCAACCGGGTGGCGAACGCCCTCATCGCGCAAGGCATCCGGCCGGGTGACCGGGTCGCGCTGATGATGTCGAACTGCGCGGAGTACATCATCGCCGAGCAGGGCATCCTGCGGGCCGGCGCCGCCCTCGTCGCGCTGAACGACATGCTCAGCGACGACGAGCGCCGCTACATCCTGCGCGACAGCAACGCCAAGACCGCCCTCGCGACGCGCTCACAGGTCGGCCCCGCGATGGAGGTGCTCGCCGAGGGCGGCGAGCTCGCCCGCGTCGTCCTGGTCGCCGACGACCAGCCCGCCCCCGAGGGCGCGGAGCTCTGGTCGGACGTGCTCGCCGCGGCCGGCGACGGGCTTCCCGACGTCCGGGTCGAGCCGTCGACCATCGCCCGGATCGCCTACACCGGGGGCACGACGGGCCAGCCCAAGGGCGCCATCCACACCCAGTACACGATCGGCATCTGCCTGCTCGCGCACCTGCCCGCGATGGCGCTCGCCGAGGACGAGGTCCTGCTGGTCACCTCCCCGCTGCCGCACGCGGCCGGCTTCCTGCTCAACGCGTCGATGCTCGGCGGCACGTTCGCGTACATCGAGCGGGGCTTCGACCTCGACGTCGTCCTCGACCGCATCGAGAAGGACGGCGCCTCGTTCCTGTTCATGGTGCCGACGATGATCTACCGCATGCTGGATCGGGTCGCGGCGGAGCAGCGCGACCTGTCGTCGCTGCGCACGATCCTGTACGGCGCGGCGCCGATCACCGTCGACCGCCTCGCGCAGGGCATGCAGCTGCTGGGCCCGGTGTTCCTGCAGCTGTACGGGCAGACCGAGTGCCCCAACTGGATCACCCGGCTCGGCAAGACCGACCACTCGACCGATCCGCAGAAGGCCCACCTGCTGCGCTCGTGCGGGCGCTCGACCGCCCTGGTCCAGGTGCGGATCGTCGACGAGAACGACGCGGACGTGCCGGTCGGCGAGCCCGGGGAGATCGTGCTGCGCTCGCCCTACCAGATGGTCGGCTACCACAACCGCGACGAGGCGACGGCCAAGACGCTGCGCGGCGGGTGGCTGCACACCGGCGACATGGGCACGATGGACGCCGACGGCTACGTGTACCTGGTCGACCGCAAGAACGACATGATCATCAGCGGCGGCATGAACGTCTACAGCACGGCGGTCGAGAACGCCATCTCGGCGCAGGACGGCGTCACCCAGGTCGCAGTGGTCGGCGTCGAGCACCCCGACTGGGGCGAAGCGGTGGTCGCGTACGTCGTCGCCGCCGAGGGGGTCAGCATCGACGAGAGGTCGATCATCGACGGCGCTCGCGACAAGCTGGCGAAGTACGAGCTGCCGAAGGCGGTCGTGCAGACCGAGGAGCTGCCGGTGACCAGCGTCGGCAAGATCGACAAGAAGCGGCTGCGCGCCGCCTGGCCGGGCTGGGACCGATAG
- a CDS encoding phytoene desaturase family protein: MGRVVVVGSGPNGLSAAVRLARAGHEVRVLEMSERIGGGTRTSELTLPGLLHDDCSAFHPTGVLSPAFEDLSLEDFGLRWLWPEIEMAHPLDDGSAGLLYRDIDRTAEALGADGAAWKQVFGPIARHFGKVADDALKPVVSLPRHPFTLTGFGLRAAWPATVLARRFSTPQAKGLFAGVAAHQLGRLGGPLTSAIAVMLIAAGHADGWPVAEGGSRAITDALAAALASYGGTIETGHEVTDFAEVAGADAVLLSTTPQAAARIVGDRLPRRVARAYRRYRYGPGVHRVEMAIRGDVPWTNPECGKAGTVHLGGTIDEIVAAERDIVRGRLPRRPFVLVGQQYLADPSRSRDGINPLWAYAHVPFGSRDATEELMGQLERFAPGVSSQIVATHVRDTAAMETYNPNYVGGDIAAGANDARQVIFRPRPAANPYETGVPGVYLCSSATPPSAGVHGMCGWNAAAAALEYLAR; this comes from the coding sequence ATGGGCAGGGTCGTGGTCGTCGGAAGCGGACCGAACGGGCTGAGCGCGGCGGTGCGCCTCGCGCGCGCCGGGCACGAGGTCCGGGTGCTGGAGATGAGCGAGCGGATCGGCGGGGGCACGCGGACGTCCGAGCTGACGCTCCCGGGCCTGCTGCACGACGACTGCTCGGCCTTCCACCCGACCGGCGTGCTGTCGCCGGCGTTCGAGGACCTGTCCCTCGAGGACTTCGGGCTGCGCTGGCTGTGGCCGGAGATCGAGATGGCGCACCCGCTGGACGACGGGTCGGCGGGCCTGCTGTACCGCGACATCGACCGCACGGCCGAGGCGCTCGGCGCCGACGGCGCGGCGTGGAAGCAGGTGTTCGGGCCGATCGCGCGGCACTTCGGCAAGGTCGCCGACGACGCGCTGAAGCCGGTCGTCAGCCTGCCGCGGCACCCGTTCACGCTGACCGGTTTCGGCCTGCGCGCGGCGTGGCCGGCGACCGTGCTCGCGCGTCGGTTCTCGACCCCGCAGGCGAAGGGGCTGTTCGCCGGTGTCGCCGCCCATCAGCTCGGCCGCCTGGGCGGACCGCTGACCAGCGCCATCGCGGTCATGCTGATCGCGGCCGGGCACGCCGACGGCTGGCCGGTGGCCGAGGGCGGGTCGCGGGCGATCACCGACGCGCTCGCCGCGGCGCTCGCGTCGTACGGCGGGACGATCGAGACCGGCCACGAGGTCACCGACTTCGCCGAGGTCGCCGGCGCGGACGCCGTGCTGCTCAGCACGACGCCGCAGGCCGCCGCCCGCATCGTCGGCGACCGGCTGCCCCGCCGGGTCGCGCGGGCGTACCGCCGCTACCGCTACGGCCCGGGCGTGCACCGCGTCGAGATGGCCATCCGCGGCGACGTCCCGTGGACGAATCCCGAGTGCGGCAAGGCCGGCACCGTGCACCTCGGCGGCACGATCGACGAGATCGTCGCGGCCGAGCGGGACATCGTCCGGGGGCGGCTGCCGCGCCGCCCGTTCGTGCTGGTGGGCCAGCAGTACCTCGCCGATCCGAGCCGTTCGCGCGACGGCATCAACCCGCTGTGGGCCTACGCGCACGTGCCGTTCGGCTCGAGGGACGCCACCGAGGAGCTGATGGGGCAGCTCGAGCGGTTCGCACCCGGCGTGTCGAGCCAGATCGTCGCGACCCACGTCCGCGACACGGCGGCGATGGAGACCTACAACCCCAACTACGTCGGCGGCGACATCGCCGCGGGGGCCAACGACGCCCGCCAGGTGATCTTCCGGCCGCGGCCGGCGGCGAATCCCTACGAGACGGGAGTGCCCGGCGTCTACCTCTGCTCCTCGGCGACCCCGCCCAGCGCCGGCGTGCACGGGATGTGCGGGTGGAACGCGGCCGCCGCGGCCCTGGAGTACCTGGCGCGCTGA
- a CDS encoding glycerophosphodiester phosphodiesterase → MDIHATPPRRRRALAVTILMATALAALLLPSAATAAPPAPKKGGETATAAPLVIGHRGASGYRPEHTLASYELAARMGADYIEPDLVSTKDGVLVARHENEISGTTNVADHPEFAARQTTKVIDGKPITGWFTEDFTLAELKTLRAKERLPKERQENTVYDGQFEVPTFQEVLQLRAALSKELGREIGVYPETKHPTYFKSVGLPLEPLVVAALEKAGLNKAKAPVFVQSFELTNLQELRTQLGLKTKTVFLTGAKGAPYDLVAAGDPRTYADLTTPTGLAGMRAFVDGLGPDKSQVIPRNADGTLSTPTSFVADAHAAGLTVHPYTFRAENTFLPLDYRNGANPYDYGRIIDEMKAYLATGIDGLFTDNPDIGVLARDQFVAGK, encoded by the coding sequence ATGGACATTCACGCAACCCCGCCGAGGCGCCGCCGCGCGCTCGCGGTCACGATCCTCATGGCCACCGCCCTCGCCGCGCTGCTGCTGCCGTCGGCCGCGACCGCCGCGCCGCCCGCGCCGAAGAAGGGCGGCGAGACCGCGACGGCCGCGCCGCTCGTGATCGGCCACCGCGGTGCGTCCGGCTACCGTCCGGAGCACACGCTCGCCTCCTACGAGCTCGCCGCCCGGATGGGGGCGGACTACATCGAGCCGGACCTGGTCTCGACGAAGGACGGCGTCCTCGTCGCGCGCCACGAGAACGAGATCAGCGGCACGACGAACGTCGCCGACCACCCCGAGTTCGCCGCGCGGCAGACGACGAAGGTGATCGACGGCAAGCCGATCACCGGCTGGTTCACCGAGGACTTCACCCTCGCCGAGCTCAAGACGCTGCGCGCGAAGGAGCGGCTGCCCAAGGAGCGCCAGGAGAACACGGTCTACGACGGCCAGTTCGAGGTGCCCACCTTCCAGGAGGTGCTGCAGCTGCGCGCGGCGCTGAGCAAGGAGCTCGGGCGCGAGATCGGCGTGTACCCCGAGACGAAGCACCCGACGTACTTCAAGTCGGTCGGGCTGCCGCTGGAGCCGCTCGTCGTGGCCGCGCTGGAGAAGGCCGGCCTCAACAAGGCGAAGGCGCCGGTGTTCGTGCAGTCCTTCGAGCTGACCAACCTGCAGGAGCTGCGCACCCAGCTCGGGCTGAAGACGAAGACGGTGTTCCTCACCGGCGCGAAGGGCGCGCCGTACGACCTGGTGGCCGCGGGGGACCCGCGCACGTACGCCGACCTGACGACGCCCACGGGGCTGGCCGGCATGAGGGCGTTCGTCGACGGGCTGGGCCCGGACAAGTCGCAGGTGATCCCGCGCAACGCCGACGGCACCCTCAGCACGCCGACGTCGTTCGTCGCGGACGCGCACGCCGCGGGCCTGACGGTGCACCCGTACACGTTCCGCGCCGAGAACACGTTCCTGCCGCTGGACTACCGCAATGGGGCGAACCCCTACGACTACGGCCGGATCATCGACGAGATGAAGGCCTACCTCGCGACGGGCATCGACGGGCTGTTCACCGACAACCCGGACATCGGCGTGCTGGCGCGCGACCAGTTCGTCGCCGGAAAGTAG
- a CDS encoding enoyl-CoA hydratase/isomerase family protein: MSAGGTVLVESPEEGVRLLRLNRPERLNTMTHELLTDLHAALDYADRADDVRVVVITGAGRAFCAGLDLDGYDDGFDDGYGPVRGGLARQREIASAAEKIRNLSKPVIAAINGPAAGGGLAVVLASDIRIAAADAVFSVAFIKAGFSACDIGTSWLLPRIVGAGRAHELMLTGRRFDAEEAERIGLLYRIVDGAELMDVALAKAREIMSNPPFSVELTKQGMWLALETPSFHASVELENRQQILTAMTEDRREATAAFLEKRPPRYRNR, from the coding sequence GTGAGCGCCGGCGGCACGGTCCTCGTCGAGTCGCCCGAGGAGGGTGTGCGGCTGCTGCGGCTCAACCGCCCCGAGCGGCTGAACACGATGACGCACGAGCTGCTCACCGACCTGCACGCCGCGCTGGACTACGCCGACCGGGCGGACGACGTCCGCGTCGTCGTCATCACCGGTGCCGGGCGGGCGTTCTGCGCCGGCCTCGACCTGGACGGGTACGACGACGGCTTCGACGACGGCTACGGCCCGGTCCGCGGCGGACTGGCCCGGCAGCGCGAGATCGCCTCGGCGGCCGAGAAGATCCGCAACCTCAGCAAGCCGGTCATCGCCGCGATCAACGGGCCCGCGGCCGGCGGCGGGCTGGCCGTCGTCCTGGCCAGCGACATCCGCATCGCGGCCGCCGACGCGGTGTTCAGCGTGGCGTTCATCAAGGCGGGCTTCTCGGCCTGCGACATCGGCACCTCGTGGCTGCTGCCGCGGATCGTCGGCGCCGGCCGCGCCCACGAGCTGATGCTCACCGGGCGGCGGTTCGACGCGGAGGAGGCCGAGCGGATCGGGCTGCTCTACCGCATCGTGGACGGCGCCGAGCTGATGGACGTCGCGCTGGCCAAGGCGCGCGAGATCATGAGCAACCCGCCGTTCTCCGTCGAGCTGACCAAGCAGGGCATGTGGCTGGCCCTCGAGACGCCGTCGTTCCACGCATCGGTCGAGCTGGAGAACCGCCAGCAGATCCTCACCGCGATGACCGAGGACCGCCGGGAGGCCACCGCGGCGTTCCTGGAGAAGCGGCCGCCGCGCTACCGCAACCGCTGA
- a CDS encoding VOC family protein, which yields MTDIDPHSRIDHLVYGVLDLQKAVDDIEQQIGVRPVEGGRHLGHGTRNYLLGLSPTSYLEIIALDGENPAADGHPTAFHLDRLREDRLVAWCIHPGDIDGALVKSRRHNADHGKLTPMSRVDNEGNELHWTLAKSDDLPYGGLAPFLIDWGDSVHPASSGIPHAELLDLEVGSPDADAVNGLYRDLGIDVVAVTADEPRLRATIAGPTGTVSL from the coding sequence ATGACAGACATCGACCCCCACAGCCGGATCGACCACCTCGTGTACGGCGTCCTGGATCTGCAGAAGGCCGTCGACGACATCGAGCAGCAGATCGGCGTGCGCCCCGTCGAGGGCGGCCGGCACCTCGGCCACGGCACCCGCAACTACCTGCTCGGCCTGTCGCCGACGTCGTACCTCGAGATCATCGCGCTGGACGGCGAGAACCCGGCGGCCGACGGACACCCGACCGCCTTCCACCTCGACCGGCTGCGCGAGGACCGCCTCGTCGCGTGGTGCATCCACCCCGGCGACATCGACGGTGCGCTGGTGAAGTCGCGCCGCCACAACGCCGACCACGGCAAGCTCACCCCGATGTCGCGGGTCGACAACGAGGGCAACGAGCTGCACTGGACTCTCGCCAAGTCCGACGACCTGCCGTACGGCGGCCTGGCGCCGTTCCTGATCGACTGGGGCGACTCGGTGCATCCGGCGTCCTCGGGAATCCCGCACGCCGAGCTGCTCGACCTCGAGGTCGGCTCCCCCGACGCCGACGCGGTGAACGGTCTCTACCGGGACCTGGGCATCGACGTCGTCGCCGTGACCGCAGACGAGCCTCGCCTGCGCGCGACCATCGCGGGCCCCACCGGGACGGTGTCGCTGTGA